The sequence TGGTCAACTTGACATCAGTGGCAGTACTTGTGGTTCTTATTTTCACCTTCGTATGGTAGTAAATAGGTTTCCTGATTTAGTGGTCTATTTCCATATCGAAAGACCATGCACAACATTATGTTGTTTAGATAGTCATGGGCTCATGGCCAAGTGAACTTAGTGACTGACCTGTTTCTGTGGATCTCAGGTTGATATTTAGCAATAGGGTCTAAGAATTTTTTGTTTTACTACTGCTTTAATTCTCCACTGTGTGGCATTAATCTCTCCTTGCTATAATTTGTATTAGACTAGTTAGTAGGCTTGAACTGATGACTAATTATATTGAATTCACATTCGGCTAGTTGGTCAAGATGTTAAATGTGCCTACTAAGATGCTAAAACTAATCACCTCATCATCACAGTAGATCCAGCACATGGTTAGAAGTAGCGTTGCACATTAAGCTCTTTGACATTAACATATGTGATATTCTTTGCGACTGTTTGATTGAATTTGTTCGTGCACCACTACTGTGTTAATTGTCTTCACTGTGTCATAACTACTATGTACATCATATTGCCCCTATTGTCAATGACACCTCATAAAGTGATAATGCCATTTTGAATGTTCTGCAGCTCTGGGAAGTGTCAAATAGTACACTGGAGGCAAGGACATAAGGAAACATGCCAAAAATGGCTTGGTAGTGGTTCTAGCAGCTTTGGTGGATCTAGCACTGAGGCTACTGAACAGATGCCGTTCTTGGCTAACTTGAATTCACCTCTTCCAGGTGGTGACATTCACTTGCGTGACATGAACTTCGATACTTTATCAGAACCATCCTTTCCCACAACTGATGGTTACAATCTAGATACTGACCCATTTCCGGCAGATAGAAGCAACATGAATAGATCAAATCAAGGTATTCATATGAGCGAAAATGGTGCTGTTGGTGTATCTTTTGAAAAGAATAATTATAATGCTGCTGATGAAATACACTCTTCGGAGATTTTATCTGGAAACAAGGTAATTTAAGCAAACACGTAGAGTTCACTTGTCTTCTTCAGCCTACATGTTTATATTAGATAGTTCAACCATTTGCATTATGACTGCAGGTGTCAAACAACTATTTTGGTTCAGATGCAATGAGTGGTAATGGGGATGCAACTTATCCTGCCAAAAGTAATGCACAGCAGCCTAGCAGTTGTGCTCCTGACGTGAGAAAACAATCAAAAGCAAGCATCACAGTTTATCAGCCTGACATGAGTGTCTATTTAACTTCTGACATGGTCAGTTCTTGTGAGGGATCATATGTTTCTGCCGGTGAGCCACTGCAAAGGAGCTTGTCATCTGGAAGAACTATTGGGAAAGTAACTGTGGTGAATAAAAGGCCTTCTTACCCATCAAGTAAGGTGGTCTCAGCACAAAAGTCACAGGATAAGGTGTCTACATCATATCAAAATGATGCCCATGAGAAGAATCCTTGCAACAAAAATGACCAAAGTTAGTAAAGAGTTTTCCAATAAAATGAATTAGCTTTATCTTATAGTGCTACTGTTATCTCATATAATTACCACATTATGCAGGATCTACCCCCACATGTGAATCAAGTCAATCAACAAGCAGCAATCTACTGAAGTCTGGAACATCcaaggttgaagttttaaagaagcCTTCAAAATTTCTCAAAACCAGCCTTGTGGCATTGATCAATGATAATAAGAGGAACAAGGTTTGGAATAGTCTACAAACTTTCTTTAAATGCTTTCTTGTTTATTAAATTAAGGTTTACTTTGTAAATGACACTTTAGGTATTGTTCCCATATGAAGATATTGTCAAGTTTTTTCAGTATGAAGCACGGGGTGTTTCCCCTAGAGGTCTTTTCAATTGTGGAAACAGGTAATATATGTTGCTTAAAGAGACAGTTCACACATACCTAATTATTTCTGCTGCTATTGTGTACTTTTATCGAGATAAATACTTATAGGTGATGATGGTGCCTTTTGGCACTCGACTtgagttgcaaaatagaaaaaATGCCAAATGGATGTTTGCACTCACTGCAGAAGTGATGGGGGAACTTAAACAAGTAGAGCAGCTGAAAGGCCCCTACTAAAAACAAGAGTTTACTTAACAGTGGTTTATCATGTTGCTTGACTAGTTATTTTTTTTAAATTATCACTTAATTAGTCTTTGTGCATGCACACACTACTTATGGGACAATATGATCCGAGCCTAGAACAGAAATGCCTGACATAAGTGTATACGTAGCAAGAATGACATTCATTCAGTATTCATCTCTACATATGTATATGAATCCCAGTATACAGTGTGGGTTGCCAAGGGAGTAGGCAGTGGATTAATAGGTATCATCTGTCACACATTTGACAAAGAACATCAcaaaaaaaactcgacctgcgcgggggggtaagacagcctccagacattatattaagaagaataccttctcacgcaggtcgagaaaatccctgaacccctgccccacccatacacggcggcaccgtagcccatgtgagaaacGACCGCGACCgggccttagacctgtgctttggcgtgagacagacgaggggatttttaaccacagcctgaaattcgctcccacggggagtcgaacccaggacctgaggagtgctactcagaccacctaaccaactcggcaGAGGCCCTTTCGCAGAACATCACCCAAGAATATGAACATATGTAACAAGATCGATTTGGAAACAAGAGATTTGTGAGAGTTAGTTTCTTCGTTGAAAATGTTTGCTCATTTGAAAATTAAAATGCTGCAAGCTGAACTAAATCCTATTTGCTGTAGAACTGATCATTTTATAGCAAACTTACTGCAACAAAAGGGATCTCACAAAGTAATTTTTGAGGGAATCACCATGTTGAGGTAGACCTGCCAATACGGAGGATGGCCCGCTAGTCATCATCAAATTATTGCCATGTCAGCGTTGGTGTGATGTGTCACGTTTACAAAACTGCCCTCTAAAACCATATGGGATTATTAGACGGTTTTACTTGGGCTGTTTATGGGTGGTTGTCCTTTCTCTCCTTTTATGCGACTTAACACTTGCTTGGGTACTCGACAATGTTATTATTATATATTTACCTGCTTAATCAGCCTCATCTCTTGATTAACTCCCCTTCCTTTTGCAGCTGCTATGCTAATGCTGTTCTTCAATGTCTCATGTGCACAAAGCCACTGATGATCTACCTTCTTCTGAGATTGCATTCTAAAGATTGTAATACCATAATTTCAAATAGCTGTCCCCACCCCCTCCTTGAAATATTGATGTGTACTTTATATTTCTTTTTATTTGACCTCAGTTATTATTTTATAGGTTGTTCAAAAAATTGGTGCCTTATGTGTGAACTTGAGCAATATGCTTCAACTTTACGTGAAAGTGGTGGACCCTTATCTCCAAGTAGAATCCTTTCTAATCTGAGGAATATTGGATGTCGCTTGGGTGGTGGAACTCAGGAAGATGCCCATGAGTTTCTAAGGTATTGTAACTGTTATATGCTTATTTGCTCCTGTGCTTTTTGGTTGTTTGCTAAAATTTGCACTCCATATTATTGCTTGAGTAATATCTTTTTTTTCTTTCAAAACATGAAAAGCAATTTTTGTGGAGCAAAAGTATCTGCGGCATCTAAAGTTATAAGTTGTGTAAATGTTGATGAAATTACATGACCTTCTTGAAAGAAATTTATGTTCAAGCTTGTTCTTTAGCTCTTATTTTTTGACTAAATACATGTTTTTATGGTTTAATAATTTAATCAGACATCACTTACCATATGCATAGCTGATAAAATAAAAAACGATCCTTACTCACAAGATAAATATCATGGCATGGTAATGTGTTACATAAGATGTGTGGCAGTTGGTGTGATATAACATCACTACCTTTTGCACTAATGGAAATCCATAGCTGACTTGGTACTTGCCTCGTGATATACAATGTTGTCCTAGTGAGTAATTGATCGCAGTATCGCTATGCAAGGAATGGTGATATACTGATATCATATGAACATTCAAAAGGATTTTTACTGAAGTATCTTTTTCGTAGGTTCTCATGCTGTAGTATTTTTAGACACTTCAGAAGCCTGTTAAGAGCAAAAAAATACAATAATAGAAGTTTTTCTCTCGAAGCTATCATTTCCTCTTGAACATACATGTTCATTTGTTGACACTATGTGTTAATTTGAACACGACCAGGCATCTTGTGATGTCTATGCAAGCAGCTTGCTTGGATGGGCTGGGTGGTGAGAAGCACGTTGAACCAAGTTTGCAGGAAACAACACTGATACAACAGATGTTTGGTGGCCGTCTTAAATCCAAGGTAACTTGATAAATCTCAGATCTCTTGTTGGGCTACATTTATTATATTTGGGAACTGTTGCTAATTTCTTTAGTGATATAATGTACCTGTAGTTATGCATTTTGTAATGAATATGTTTCGCTTCATTTGTTTTGAAAACAAATTCTTGTCACTTCCATGCTTCATCTTCAATTCATGGCAACCCTGTAGTTGGTTTATCATACTCTGAGTCTAAGACATCATCTTGATCTATGATATACTAATTAATGTTGTTTATGATACTAGGTTAAGTGCCTCAGATGCTATCACGAGTCTGAAAGATATGAGAATATAATGGATCTTACTTTGGAGATTCATGGCTGGGTAGAGTCCTTGCAAGATGCTTTGACACAGTTCACTGCTCCTGAAGATTTAGATGGTGATAATATGTATAAATGTGGAAGGTAGTGTTGCAACTGCTGGCTAGAAGTTTGTTACCGTCATTTCAGTTGGACCACAATAAATTGAAGTTTTGAAATTTTGAATCTTTAAATGCAGGTGTTCTGCCTATGTTAAAGCTAGGAAGCAACTGAGCGTGCATGAGGTGCCAAACATTTTAACAGTTGTTCTTAAAAGATTTCAGGTAACTTTTTTTATTGATTCTCGTCATGTAGTACTGGTTGGATCTGATAAGTATTTGTGTTTTGTGCAATGTTGGGCAATTTTTTTGAGGCATGCATTAGTATTTTTTATACTCACATTTGTTGGTACCAAGTAATGAggtaatattaacttgaaatgacTGAGAATTATCTAAACAGAGGGTATTTCCTAAACAGAGGAGATAGCCGATCAAGGCTACCTAAAGAAGATAGAGATCCTATCAGATCCAATCAGGATATCTCCTACTGTAACCAAGTCTGGTTCCTATAAATGGCCGATATCTCCTACTGTAACCAAGTCTGGTTCCTATAAATGGCCTGACGTACACGTCAATGGGCCTGTCCAATATAGCACAAACAACACTGCTAACAGAGTGGATTGTAAGTTCTTTGCTCCAGCAATCGCCACAGCTCGAGGACAAGCTGTCTTGAAGGGGTGGGGGTAGTGTTATGGCAATTGGAGCTGGTCCAGGCTCCAGGGGCTCACGTGACAGTAGCGTGTGAACAGTGCCAGATTAAATTATATTAGATTGGTTGGGTTGTTAGGAAATAGATAACTCATCCCTATAAAAGAGAGAACCCAGTATTGATTGTAATCAAGCAAGAATAACCTAAGTAGTCTGCGGACAAAAGGGTTCCTGCTACCCTAGCCAATCCATATCAACAGGACACAGACGACTAGAGTCGGCCTGGTTGTCGACTAATTGCAACTACTCGCCTAGTCAGTGCTTTGGCAACTAGGGTTGACTAGCTGATTTAACAACATTGATTACTAATTTATAGGCAATGATGATGATGTTTGCTCTGCACCTTTCCCCACGCTGTAACCAAGTGCATATAAATAAATCCATTCCTACATTTATGTTTTGAAATGTTTATAATCACACTTTCAAACACTTTGATTACTATCATACAAAAAACTGTTCAAATTCATGCATAGAAATTATATTGGCACAAGTTACAAAAAATATTGCTTCTACATTGCCTTCTATTTTACTAACATGTAACGAGAAAAACAAACGAATGTCCAAAACTGTAAGCGTATATTTTATATTATGAATGTCTCATAGGTGAAATATGAGCTATCTATGGAACGGGGGTGGGTAATGAAGCACATTTGGGGAAATTTCCATATAAGCTACTCCCTCTgtcccaaattaaaattcgttttagatAATTAGTGGGTTCATACAATACTTTAGGTATGttttatatgtgtctagattcatcatcatctatttgaatatagacattaAAATCAAGTGCTAGAACGAATACTtttttgggacggagggagtatttgGTTAGTTGAGTTGGATGAGTTATCACATGTCTCATGTTCTATGCTCAAGCGAACAGTTTTGTACCACTTGAATGTTTTTTGATGGAAGAACTAAATGagctttattttattatttcagTCAGGAAAATATGGCAAGATCAACAAATGTGTTACTTTCCCTGATATGTTGGACATGGTTCCCTTCGTGACTGGGTCTGGTGACAATCCCCCTCTTTATTTCTTGTACGCCGTGGTTGTACATGTCGATACAGAAAATGCATCATTCTCTGGGCACTATATATCATACGTCAAAGATATGCAGGGTACATGGTTGAGAATTGATGATTCAGAGGTACGTTTTACAACTAGGTCTACTCTTGATAAGTAGACAAAGAATGTCTTATATATGAATTGCGAGAAATTACTATGGTCTCGTGACGTTGTGTTTCTAGATTAAAAGTGTAGTGTGAGGGTAGTGAACATTCCCATGAGCAGTTTTGATCATAAATGTTGTCCCCTTGATGCAGTTTTGGTGCCAAAcatctttggttcacataaatacATAACAGACCATTATGTATTTTACTCTGCTTGCATGGGATTGTTTCGTGTCGATTGCATATATCATGCGTATTAGTATGTGCCTTTTTCTTTTTAGGTTCTTATTGGCTCATTGAAATGAAATAGGAACAGGAAAAAAAACTCGAGAGTTTATGGTATTTATGGTGATTTATGTTGTTCCATATGTAGGTCCAGGTTGTATCAGTGAATCAGGTTATGTCAGAAGGTGCATACATGCTTTTCTACTTGAGGTAAATACAGCCAACTTGTGATGCATTGAACCTAAATTGTCATTTGTAAAGCAATCTCACATTTGTAAAACATGATTCAGGTCTTTTCCCCGACCACCAAGGATATACATCGAGAAGGGGCTGCCGGTTACATCCGCAAAGCGGCACACGTCGAAATCTTCCAAGGGCTCTAAACACGAT is a genomic window of Zea mays cultivar B73 chromosome 5, Zm-B73-REFERENCE-NAM-5.0, whole genome shotgun sequence containing:
- the LOC103626998 gene encoding ubiquitin carboxyl-terminal hydrolase 15 isoform X2 yields the protein MLQPREADVPALFLVFIVLPVVAYFLLGRWHDSASKKARASVLAQRAAEEAYREETMACPDIIPPGPSLRTMPYFKPAPSLRQEYHECATCHAPAKTRCSRCKSVRYCSGKCQIVHWRQGHKETCQKWLGSGSSSFGGSSTEATEQMPFLANLNSPLPGGDIHLRDMNFDTLSEPSFPTTDGYNLDTDPFPADRSNMNRSNQGIHMSENGAVGVSFEKNNYNAADEIHSSEILSGNKVSNNYFGSDAMSGNGDATYPAKSNAQQPSSCAPDVRKQSKASITVYQPDMSVYLTSDMVSSCEGSYVSAGEPLQRSLSSGRTIGKVTVVNKRPSYPSSKVVSAQKSQDKVSTSYQNDAHEKNPCNKNDQRSTPTCESSQSTSSNLLKSGTSKVEVLKKPSKFLKTSLVALINDNKRNKVLFPYEDIVKFFQYEARGVSPRGLFNCGNSCYANAVLQCLMCTKPLMIYLLLRLHSKDCCSKNWCLMCELEQYASTLRESGGPLSPSRILSNLRNIGCRLGGGTQEDAHEFLRHLVMSMQAACLDGLGGEKHVEPSLQETTLIQQMFGGRLKSKVKCLRCYHESERYENIMDLTLEIHGWVESLQDALTQFTAPEDLDGDNMYKCGRCSAYVKARKQLSVHEVPNILTVVLKRFQSGKYGKINKCVTFPDMLDMVPFVTGSGDNPPLYFLYAVVVHVDTENASFSGHYISYVKDMQGTWLRIDDSEVQVVSVNQVMSEGAYMLFYLRSFPRPPRIYIEKGLPVTSAKRHTSKSSKGSKHDRKQTELLFPANDQAYGVYDFRPDGEGYAQDQHAELRSRAFHHADDAFADSVSADFSEATSSEWSLFTSSDESSFTTESTRDSFSVVDYGDNAGLDPISSIFGPSYAPEHGAPGSFVSRTRFSPSSPQTRYFSESTGFVSDSSMPAHPHGIVHRGRYPDSRACASSAEPLASAAHQRSGYGRYPLSRDGFVQTSGFCQM
- the LOC103626998 gene encoding ubiquitin carboxyl-terminal hydrolase 15 isoform X1, which codes for MLQPREADVPALFLVFIVLPVVAYFLLGRWHDSASKKARASVLAQRAAEEAYREETMACPDIIPPGPSLRTMPYFKPAPSLRQEYHECATCHAPAKTRCSRCKSVRYCSGKCQIVHWRQGHKETCQKWLGSGSSSFGGSSTEATEQMPFLANLNSPLPGGDIHLRDMNFDTLSEPSFPTTDGYNLDTDPFPADRSNMNRSNQGIHMSENGAVGVSFEKNNYNAADEIHSSEILSGNKVSNNYFGSDAMSGNGDATYPAKSNAQQPSSCAPDVRKQSKASITVYQPDMSVYLTSDMVSSCEGSYVSAGEPLQRSLSSGRTIGKVTVVNKRPSYPSSKVVSAQKSQDKVSTSYQNDAHEKNPCNKNDQRSTPTCESSQSTSSNLLKSGTSKVEVLKKPSKFLKTSLVALINDNKRNKVLFPYEDIVKFFQYEARGVSPRGLFNCGNSCYANAVLQCLMCTKPLMIYLLLRLHSKDCNTIISNSCPHPLLEILMCTLYFFLFDLSYYFIGCSKNWCLMCELEQYASTLRESGGPLSPSRILSNLRNIGCRLGGGTQEDAHEFLRHLVMSMQAACLDGLGGEKHVEPSLQETTLIQQMFGGRLKSKVKCLRCYHESERYENIMDLTLEIHGWVESLQDALTQFTAPEDLDGDNMYKCGRCSAYVKARKQLSVHEVPNILTVVLKRFQSGKYGKINKCVTFPDMLDMVPFVTGSGDNPPLYFLYAVVVHVDTENASFSGHYISYVKDMQGTWLRIDDSEVQVVSVNQVMSEGAYMLFYLRSFPRPPRIYIEKGLPVTSAKRHTSKSSKGSKHDRKQTELLFPANDQAYGVYDFRPDGEGYAQDQHAELRSRAFHHADDAFADSVSADFSEATSSEWSLFTSSDESSFTTESTRDSFSVVDYGDNAGLDPISSIFGPSYAPEHGAPGSFVSRTRFSPSSPQTRYFSESTGFVSDSSMPAHPHGIVHRGRYPDSRACASSAEPLASAAHQRSGYGRYPLSRDGFVQTSGFCQM